Below is a window of Quercus robur chromosome 6, dhQueRobu3.1, whole genome shotgun sequence DNA.
AATGGTGAGATTTGAACGAAGGATAGTACCTTACTGGGGATGAGCATATGCTCTGCTGATGCAGCTTTAGCAAGACGGTTGGCGTTCTCGTTCTCTTCCCTTGGTATTTGAACAAATTTCGCTTGGAGGTCGCTTACTTGATTCTTCACTTGCTCAAGGTACCTCTTCATCTGTTCGTTCTTGCAGTCATAGTTGCCATTAACTTGACTGGTCACTACTTGGGAATCGTAATACATGACCATATTTGCAGCTTTTGTCGCTTTTGCGAGATCCAGCCTCGCTATTAAAGCTTTGTACTTTGCCTCGTTATTGGTCATAGGGAAATCAAGACGGATCATGCATTCGACCTTATCCCCTTTCAAGCTGTGGAGTACCACACCGGCTCCGCCTGCTTGCTTGTTGGAAGATCCATCCATGTGGATGCTCCATTGTGGGCTTGATTCTACCCCCTGGCCTTTCATAACGGTGAATTCTGCAATGAAGTCAGTGATCACTTGCCCCTTTATAGCCGCACGTGGTCGATACTGTATGTCAAGCTCACTCAACTCAATCTCTCATAATGCTATCCGTCCAGTAGCTTTAAGACTGCTTAATGCCCTTCGTAGGGGCTTGTCTGTTAGGACAATTACAGTGTGCGCTTGGAAATATGGCTTGAGATTTCTCGCCGTAGTTACCAAGGCGAAAGTGAGTTTTTCCATTTGGGGATATCTTTCTTTTGCTCCTCGGAGTACTTAGTTGGTGAAGTACACGGGTTTCTGCACCCTGTTTTCTTCTCTGACTAAAGCCATGCTGACAGTGGCTAAGGAGACTGCTAGGTATAGGAACAATTCTTTCCCTGGCTTGGATGGGCTTAACAATGGCGAGGAAGAAAGATATGCCTTCAGGTCTTCAAACGCTTGCTGACACTCGGTTGTCCATTCAAATGACTTCTTTAATGTGCGGAAGAAAGGTAGGCACTTATCCGTTGCTCttgagacgaacctgtttagtGCAGCTATCTTGCCGTTCAGGCTCTGTACCTCTTTAATAATCTTTGGTGGCTTTAACTCCATAATGGTCTATATCTTCTTCGACTTGACCTCAAtacccctttgagataccatgaatcccaagaacttCCCTGTTGTCACTCCGAACACACACTTGCTTGGATTCAGTTTCATGTTGTAAGATCGAAGGGTGTTTAAAGTCTCTTGGAGGTCGTTCAAGTGGTCGTCCTCCTGTATGCTTTTTACCAGCATGTTGTCTGTATAAACTTgcacattcctcccaatctgatGTGTGAACATTTTGCTCATTAGCCTTTGATACATAGTGCCCGCGTTCTTGAGCCCGAACggcattactttgtagcagAATAGACCTTGGCTAGTGACAAATGAAGTCTTCTCTTGATTGGCCTCATCTAGCTTGATTTGGTTGTAACCTGAGAATGCGTCCATGAAACTTAGCAGCTAGTGTCTTACTGTAAAGTCCACCAAGATGTCAATCCGTGGGAGAGGGTAGATgtccttggggcaagccttgtttaggtccgtgaagtctGCGCACATCCTCTACTTTCTGTTGGCCTTCTTGACCATCACCATATTGGCTAGCTAGCTAGGGAAGTACACTTCTCGTATGAAGTCTGCTTCCTGTAATTTGCGAACCTCGTCGGCTATGGCTTTGTCTTGCTCTTGTGCGAACACCCATTTTTCTGCCGGATGGGAAGGAAAGAGGAAGATACATTTAATTTATGGACTATGATGGATGGATCAATTCTGGGCATATCCTCATGGCTCTAGGCGAACACGTCCTGGTTTTCCCTTAAGAATGTTGTGAGCACCTGATGGACTGGCGGGCTAGCCAAAGTGCTAATCCTGGTTGTTTGTTTAGGCCTAGAATCGTCAAGGGGTACTTCTTCGAGTCCTTCCATCGGTTCTGCCACTGTCCACTGTTCCTCTATACATATAGTCTGCAAATGATCGTCCATTTCCAACATGGCAATGTAGCATTCTCACGTTGCCACTTGATTTCCTCTTACTTCTCCCACTCCGTACTCAGtggggaacttgatcatcaaaTGGTAAGTTGAAGTTACGACTTTTCATGAATTCAAAGTGGGGTGACCCAATATGGCATTGTAAGTGGATGAACAGTCAACAACTAAAAACGTAACATCCTTAGCGGTCTGTTGTGGGTAATCTCCGACTATTACAGGCAGAGTGATTGCTCCTAGGGGGTGTACCCTTGTCCCTCCGAATCCGACGAGCAGCGCGTTAACTAGAATCAGTCGTTCTTTAtcaatcctcatctgctggaacgtTGGGTAGTAGAGGAAGTTAGCAAAGCTCCCATTTTCCACAAGGACTCGGTGGGTGTTGTAGTCTCCCATCCATATGCTAACCACGAGCATATCGTCATGTGGGTGGTGGAGCCGTCTGACATCTTCCTCCGTGAATCCAATTATAGGATTGTCAATCTGCATCATCTTTGGGATGAAACCCGTTAACTGGACGTTTTGAACCATCCGTAGGTAGGTTTTACGGGCCTTCTTGGACAAGCCAAATGCTGAGGTTccccctacgatcatccttatgtctccAAGTGGGGGTCTGGGATGCTCGTTTTCTCTCCAAGCAAGCTTCTCTTAAGGCTGGTCTAGCCTTTCCTTACCAATGACCCTTTGCAATTTCCCTTGCTTGATAAGAGCTTTTATCTGTTGCTTTAAATCATAGCTATCAGATGTATCATGACCATGATCGCGGTGGAAATGGCAATACTTGTCTTTAGACCTCTTGCTAGGGTCTCCCTTCAACTTGTCAGGGAATGTCAGGGCATGTCAGGGCACTTTCGTTCTTGATCTGCATCAGGATCTAATCAATTGGGGCGTTCAGAAGGATGTTCAGTAGGAGGCTTGGAGTGTCTATCTTCTCTTCTGTCTCCCATCTTAGCTATCTTTCGCCCCCTTTTCTGTCATGCTTCCTCttgtctttctctcttcttaagTTTCTCTTCACAAGCCAGAAGGGCGTCCTCCGCGTTCATGTACTTAGTAGCCCTGTAGAGTACATTCGACATagtttttgggtcgttttttTATAAAGAGAATAAAAACTTACCCTTTCATAGCCCATTCGTAAATGTGGCCATGAGTATCTTGTCATCAGTTTCATCGATTAAGAGGGCCTTTTTGTTAAAGCGGGTTATGTAAAACCTCAGCGTCACATCCTCCCATAGCTTGATGCTCATCAGGCATGCAGTGGACTTCTTATACATGTGTCCCTCGATAAAGTGAGAGGCAAACTGGCGCTCAACTCCTTAAAAAGTACTAATGGAGTTGGGTGTCAGCCTGCTAAACCAAACTTTTGCGGGGCCCTTCAGCGTAGtggggaaggccctacacatgatctcgTCTACCACTCCTTGTaggtgcatcaaggtcttgaaaGACTCCAGGTGATCTAGGGGATCTTTAGATCCTTCGTAGCTCTCCACCTGTGGCATACGAAACTTCAGTAAAAGGGGGAACGAAGTGACGAGTGTGGTGAATGGTGAATCAATTCAATGGACCAAGTCATTGAGGTCGCTAGACACCTATCCTCTGAGGGCTTTTATCATGAAGTCCATCCAttccttcatcatctgcatctccGTGATTATATAAGGGGGAGCTATATCCATGGCGAATGGATGGCTTGTATCCTGTCACTCTGGTCTGCTTGGGGCGTTGCTACCTTCCGGCCCCTCTTTTTCCTTCTGCTCAGCGTTGGTGCCTTCTTGGTCCTCCTCTTGAGTGTTAAGCCCTGCATTCTTTTGGCATAGCTGCTTTTCTAGATCACGGTTTTACTTGGTGAGGCGTTCCATTGCTGTCGCAAAAGTTTGAACTTGTGTCTGAAGGGCTGTGGTGCGTGGCTCGTCATCCTGATGGTTAGTGGTGGTTGCCATCGAacgagtaagtaccatgcaagtTTTTTGTCTGGGAAGTGTTAAGTATGGCTTGCTTCCAATCTCCTTTCCTATAgatggcgccaactgatgatgctgaAAATCGTCAGTAAGTCACATTGTCCTTATGTGCTTAAGACAACACATACACAACACAGAACAAGAAGACCTTAGGAGAGTAcaggtgtggtaccggccaaagaccctccaaaggttaagttagaaaggttctcacaactctagagtgccagaattgggtaaattatgcgtaccttgatttctaagggctttgggtttttttagtAATGTGGAACCGACCTTCGTTTCTTACATAGGAAGATGTTTTCCTTATGAGGAAGATCCTCATAAATGTGTGTATATTGTGGGATTCTTTCCATGTTAGGATTCTCTTAACTAGGGTTAATCGTGAAGCGCAAGATATTTCCATGTGGGGTTTATCCAAGTTATGTGAGTGCCACGTGGCCTTAGTATCCGTCGGCCTTGGGCCTAAGAACCCATAATCCATCCATATGGAGGGACCATCCGTCTATTATAGAGAGGGGTCCATCCGCCATGTGGTCTATCCGTCCATCGCTCTATTTGCTGCATTGTTCCTAACGGCTCACTAATTCAGTACCGTCAGGTTTATTTAAACGGATTCATCATCCTTGATTTTTATCCCCTTCACTTTTCAAGAGGGAAGGGGGGtatttgtacccaaaaaaaaaaaaaaaaaattgaggggaGTAGGATCCCCAAGGGATGTGCGCCTACTGACATAGGTAACTCCCTTTGAGGAATCTTGCTGTCACCTCAGCTTTCTTCTATAAGGCTCTTCATTCTtccttttccaaattttttttttttaattttaatttttcctttttctaaccCTATTTTAGAGGTCTTAGGGAGCTTGAATTTCTTCAAActtgatatttttgaaaaattttagatgTCTAGTATCCATAAGTTCTGGCCTTATACAATTTGAAGCTACGGTTATCAAGATATTGTGCTCGAAAGGGATGTGATGTAGTGTAGAAATTTGTGTGGCACTTTTCTTAGAAAATTAATTCCTTTTAATATGAAGGGGATATCATCAAGTCCTTTTTTTTAGAGTAGCTAATCCATCATACTTCAATGTGTTCTAGGTAGTTCGCACCTGTTGTGGTTGAATTTGTATAGTTTATTGCATGAAAACGCCCTAAAAACAACCattttgcctaaaaaataatgaGAGTATTTTTATTTAGGATTTTGATGTTTTCATgatatttcatttgttttaactCCTATTTTGGCCCATGAATGACCAttatgaaggaaattttataATGTTTAAGATGGACAAAATTTTATCTCAATCAAATGATCATATTTTTTGGTCAACTTTTTAACAAATCCCAATTAAGGTTAGTCAACGTTGGTTAAACTTAGCCAAAAATGGCAAGTTTGGAAATTTGAACTCTCGAATCATTAAAATGTTTTATCCAACATCCGATTAGAATAAATAGAATTTTTCCATGTAATTtccttattttcttatatttaaagACAAGATTTTTGCTATTTAAGACTTAAATCAGTATTTTGGCATGCTAATCAAGGATGGACAAAATACAGTATCAACATTGTTGGTATGGCTTAAAATGTTCTTCTCTTATTTTCCACAATTTCTGAGCTTAAGAAATCACCAATGCTAAATCCCCATAAACTTCTACTTCTCTCGCCCCTAGTGTGCATAGAGCTTCTAATCTTGTGATACAAGCCTCATACTCGGTCATATTTTTTGTAACTTTGAAACTTAGCTTGACTGCTATTCGTATGTGAGATCCGTCAAgggtaataaaaaaatatcccTATGTTGTTTTTGAATTAGTTCACCACTCCATTGAAGTACATCCTCCATACTCATCCGTATCAGGGAACGCTTCCTTATAATACCCACCTTCCATAGGGTTTTCAACACAAAAATCTaatataacacttttttttttttttttttttttttttttatggttttccTAGCCACATTCTTCAAATTGAATTAAGCTAATAAAACCAACCATCCTGACAATCTTCCACTCAGGGTGGACATTctcaattaaatattttaagggTTACATCCCAGTAATGACCTAATATGATATGACTCAAACACGtattttattctatatatataatggaaAATGTTTGGATCTAAATATATTTGGAACCTTGAGCTCCAACCACTAATAAAAAGATGACATGTGTTGCACATGATTTAGTTGGGTTAAATAAGAATGCACTTACAAGGATAAttgttatctttttattggtgATTTTAATTGAAGGTtgcaaacatgtttttttttttctttgctgaaTGGGCTGCAAACATGTTTGAAACCAAATTTTGTACACAAAGAATACTGTGACTGTGAGTATAagttaattgattttttttttcaaaataacacccattttcaaacaattttgttcGTTAGCAAGGTTTccaaactatttataaaactagcatctcgagtcttttagactcgagTTCACTATAGCAACTTGAGTCtctcaaactcgagttccatgtggaactcgagtcttacaGACACGAGTTCCCTAACAACCTCGATTTCCCTGAAGAATAAAGCAAGAAGCAAACTAGAAAACTAAAGAATGAAGCAAACCAACAAcccagaaaaacaaaaatggcGATGCAAGAAAAACAACGAAGCAACAACCAACCCCAGAAACAACGAAGCAACAATAAACCCAGATCTGCAACCCCTACGAACCTAGATCTCCCTAGCCCAAATCCCTCGGTTCGGACTGTGGCGAAGGCTCCAGGTGAGGGAAATTGGCCTGAACTGAACTTCCATTCCCTCTACTCTCTGAACTTCCATGGCCAAACCTCCTTAGCCTCCGAAAATCATCGCCACCATCGGCGATCGTCTGATCTCAACCTTTGCTCTCTAAGCTTTCATGGCCGAGCCTTTGGGTTTGAGCATTTTCTGAATCCTTGATTTGatttggagaaaaagaaaaagaaaaagaaaggaataacGCGTACATAGTTTTTGCAAGAActggaactcgagtctctaaaactcgagttccacatgGATTTTAATCCAAACTCGAGTATTAGAGACTGAAGTTGCTATAgtaaactcgagatgctagtttcttaaataatttagaaacattgctaactaacgaaattgtttaaaaataggtgttattttgaaggaaaaaaaaatccataagtTAACACTatccatttttaaaataaataaatacagtACTTGTCTATTTGGCGAGGGATGGGCTTAAAAAGGGGTTTGTGGGCAAAGATATGACACTTGGAATAATCACTCACACTCAATCACCGCTCCGCTCCGCACCACACCACACCCAATCCAAATGGCTTCTCTAATATTTGAAtgactctctttctctctctcgtttccattttctttcttccgaaacaacaacaaaaaatgccAATAATCAGTAGTACCACAACACTTGGATCAGTCTCTGGCCTGAATTCCTTTCTCTTCACCAGCGATGCCTCCTCCTACCACACTCCTTCTTCATTCCCTTCTCTCCTAAACTATTCCAATTTCTCAAGACATTCCTACAAATGCAAGAAAAAGTTTTACTCACCTTTTCAGACTCCCAAAGTCTCTCTCTCTGGCAATCCCAAAACCGAGCAACCCGCCTCTGCCTCTGCCAACGCTAACGCCGACGCTACCCAACTTCTTGACGACTCACCAGAATCTGTTCTTAGACAAACTCgggtgtgtgcgtgtgtgtatgttttgtttttgtttctttatatatatattctcaattGGTATTTCTAATTTTAATGATGATACATTATGGAATTAttctttatggttttttttttaaatttttttaaatttttaattttggcttATGAATGAGAAAAACTAGTTGATAGGATTGGTAGGTACATCACCATGTATTAAGACACTGATATAGAGAAAGCTAAATTATGATACACAAGCTAATTTGACTAGTAAATTCATGTAAGTATCATTTGAATGTACCAAGGGATTTGAAGAACAATTGCAAGTAGAAATTGCTTGATACAAGTTTAAAAACACATGATCATTTGGGTTATCAAGattttgctaaaaatagaaagaattaCGGAAATCAacctctcccaaaaaaaaaaaaaaaaaagtctcaaggCTACCTACTAATCAACTCTTCCAGACCTTTAAAAACTGGGAGTGTTGTGCACTGGGTATGAGCTTTTAGAAACAATAGTGATATGATGGATTTGAAATGACATCTTATTCCTAGTCATTTCAAATCTATCCataaatttcatcaataaatattataaaaaaaaaaaaaaaattgtcatttcaTACTCTGTTCaagtaatttaaattaaaacttgaAATCTAAATTCTTCTCTGCAAATATCTCAACCCAAATGAACCAGTTTTAAATTTCCGTATGTAAGATGCCAATAGCCTTGTCCCATATGGCACTTCCTCCTCTCATAACTGTAGTTGGAGGGCGACTTTGTTGATTTAAAACCCATTAAGTGCGTGTATAACttatcaatcacaaaaaaataaaaataaatactgGTATGCTAGATAGTTTCAAGAAAATGTATATACCATTTATCATAGACCAACTTGAAGCCGTAGTTATGAACTAATCAATTAAGGTGGCAAGAAACTCCATTTGGCTATACATACCTGAAAACTTAGGTGTGACATAGATCTATATTGCATTAGTGCAAAAAGCTTCATTGTTTATTTATTGCATAAGTTTTGTGTCCTGATAGAGTTCACTTTACTTTGTAGTAATTAATCCCATATTTATTTTCTGCAAAGAACTAGAGATCTGCTGATTGGAAGACAGCGACGGCTTATATTGATAGTGGATTCATCTACAAAGGAAGGATTGAAGGTTCTAATGGTGGAGGTTTGCTGGTCCGGTTTTATTCTCTTGTAGGTTTTCTTCCATTCTCACAGTTGAGTCCATCACATTCTTGTAAAGGTACTATTTTTCTTGGTTTCTGGTGGTACTTTGCTCTTGAAAGTTCTTTTCATTTTCCCcttcgttctctctctctctctctctctctctctctctctcacacacacacacacacgcacacacacattTCATTTAAGATGTGAATGGTTCAAGTATGTTTCTGTTTTCCTTTAGGTAAGAGAAACCTTTTTAATGCATATACTTTGACATGACTTGTACCATAAATGGGTGAACTTTCCTCCATTTTTTCTTCCAAGCTTCCACCTGTTTAATTATTGCTACTTGGACCAGATGGAAAGGAACATATGTTACTTATGGCATTGATAAATTTTTCCATTAGATTGCCTTTGCTTAGAGTAACACTAGATCAACATGTGTTAGTAAGGTGAATGATGCTTGCTGAAGAGATAGAATTCAATGTGaaattttattagtattatttctTTCCCTTaggttatttttatttgtattattataaCTGATGCAATTTtataaatcaaagcaaaaagaatctttgagTTCACAATGATGAACGCAAAGGTacaaagaatacaaaaaataatcatatgGAAGATCTAAGAGAAGCTAGGATTTTGAAAGTGGAAGAACAATTAGTGAAGTTAGGAAGCACAGACACTTTATTTGGAGCGTCATACCCATGTTAGACATGCATCAAACACTTGGTATTCCTCAGACTTTTCTGCATGCATGTCCCAACcatgtctcttttttttaataaaaaaaaaaaaatgcaagacaCAGCCGGGACAAGACAACATGAAAATTCTAATACcctttcacaaaacaaagagaacATTCATGCTTTGAATAGTAATAGtgcatttgaaaatttaataaatatctttattcttgaattttattctaatttcCAAACATCCTCTAATAGTAAAGGATTTGCTTTATCATCCATTATTACTCTTAGTTtgatatatagatataaataaataaataaatatataacattatatgaaaataaaagattaataatgtatagaaatataaataaaaataaatttaataattatttaataaacgTATCCTGCTGTACTCAtgtcctattttttcaaaaattgttgtgtTGCCGTTTCGTACCTGTATTCATACCCGTATCTGTGTCCGTGCTTATTAGGTGAAACCCCAACACCTTGACCAATCGAAAAGAGTACGTTGAAACACAGATTTTTATTGATCTAAGGAGCTCTCAGTGTTTTCAAAAGAACGACAATGCCATTCCTTCTAAACAACTCACATTATGCACCACAAAATTAAGttccaaaatttcaaaccatgcttcccaagccaattCCTCCACATCATTTATTTCCCTTAGTTATGGAAGACATTGAACAAGTTACTGTAATCATTCATCTCgctttaataattttcttttgatttcttgTTCTGTCATTCTTTTTGCTTTCTCAGTTACTGTAAATGGTCTATGAGCATTTAATACCTATATTTTATGCTTCTTATTGCTGCCAAACTTGAGAAAGGGGAAATTTTGCTTTGAATCTTCTTTCAGAAGTTTCAACATCTATCAGCTCAAAGTCTCATTTATGgagataaaataaaactattatcTGTGCCTCCAAATAATGAAAATGTACCAAAATTGTGTTATGTAAACATTTgtagaaacccaaaaaaccgTTTATGCAAACTCAATTGCTTGCCAGTGTAACAGTATCACTCTACTTGTTAACAGGTAATGCCATTTCattgttgtaaaatttttacaaataatcaaatgtttaatATTGGTTTTGTCTAGACATGACACATTGTCGTTGAGGACTTTGTTACTTAAAACATCTAAGGCTTAGAGCAAGGTGATGCCATGATATTAGTTTtgattaaaatatcaaaaagatTTGTGTTGTATGGGTTAAAATACCGTATATAATGAATTAAATATATCAGGAAACGTTCTCTCGATGGACAGAATataattgaactaaaaaaaaaaaaaataataataataaattggcTATCAAGATGGTAATAATAACTGAAATTACATTTGAACAAttgacaaataaaaatgataatgcCTTGAATTTTTATGTCTGAAATACAGATTTGCAGCAGTATAACAGCTAACAGcttctctcattttcttattCCCTcccactcccccccccccccttctctctctctctctctcgggaGTAATCTACTCCAAGATCTTTGCATGCTCTGTCTGTCATTAATTAAATctgaacaattgtttggaaaatattttgtaatttcaagaagagaaagaaactTGAAAAATTAAACTCTgaacatcttttatttttttgtatgaatgaaagaatatttaacCAAGAGGTAACTGATTATGAATCTGACAAAAAGGCAATACTAGCTGTTAAAGATGACTCTAACTCAAACTGAGACCTAGACTATGGGTTAAGCACGTCAAAAATGATAGTCTACTATGACATAATTTTCTATCCAAAGCAGACTTTCTGATTTTCTTGCAACCAGTAAGCTTCAACCCGAAACCTCTATTATGTTATGGAAAATGGAGTCCTCTGTTCTATAACAACCTGAGTGAATTATCCCATTCCTTTCGCCTCTGTACCTGGTTATGTTATGGAAAATGGAGTCCTCTGTTCTACAACGACCTGAGTGAATTCTCCCAGTCCTTTCGCCACTGTACCTGGTACCAACATGTCTCATTCAATAGCCCCtctcaaattattttttggaaaaccatATTCCTAATACAAGCAATCTAAGCTTTCCTTGCTATACCATAGCACTTCCATAGAAAATACAAGTATCACGTTACCTGGTCCCTATTAGCCAATCTGTTCTGCATGATAAGCCAAGCGAAGAAGCTTTGTCTTGGAATTTTCTTAATACAATTTCATCATCTCCTTCATGCATCTGCCTTGTTTCTAGTTTTTAGTAGTAAAGTctcctttaaaagaaaaacagatcCCTGAGACCAAATCtattttatttcaaactttttcaagtTATCTCTCCCCATCCCCCAAGTGGATATATGTTTACTGTTCATTTCAATGGATTTTATGCTTCTAACTTCCTATACAGTGGCAAGTGAACTTTAAATTGCTAACATACGGTAAAATTTCTTGATGACATTTAATGTAGATCCAAGCAAAACTATACATGAGATTGCTAAGGGTTTAACTGGTTCAGATATTTCCATGAAGGTAATTAACTCATTTACCCATATTACttgtaattttctaaaattttaatgtttgcCTCCTATATCAATTGTCTCTAAGTATGCCTCATATATAACGAGTGATATATAATGTTTAGATTCTTATTGTCTCTTTGTGAATATTTCTATGTTCTTCAAGATGAGTGTTCATTAAGTTTTAAACCATAAAGAGGGGTAAAATCTTTGCTTGCTTGTTAATTCAAAGGAGGTGGGTAGTCTTCAAAGCCATATGATCAGTCCTCTGACCATAAAAAACAACAGGCTAAACTGTGAGGTTCTATGATGGCAATAAAAGGGCAATTAATTTGTTGTCAAAATTTAAGGGGTTCCCTTTGGAATGGTAACAATATAGAATAGGTTGTGGTTTAAACAATCTATACCATCTATGGACTTACGAGGTGAAATAGTTTACTTGTCTGCAGATGATGTGTATATTAGGCATGTAGCAAACTCATTCTTTGTGCAgatgacttttattaatattaatatcttACGTTGATTTTAATGCTTGCAATATTCCAAAGGTTCTCACAGAAAAATTAGGTGTCTGTTGATCAAGATGCTCAGCTTCCAGGTTGAGTTTAGAAGTGTGCTGTTTTTACTTTTAGTGGTTGAAATCAAGGGAGGAGAGTAAAAGAGAGTACAGAATGGATAGATTGTGTTCCATTTTCAAGTGTTAATCTTTTTGGTTGACTGATAGATGCAGCATTACAGTAGCAACAAAATTTTCCAGAGTGCATCTCAACCTTATACTCTCATTATTTGGGACATTTTGTTGAAATGTCAGATTGCTTTTGGCACCTTAACAAAATGTGCTCTTGAGCTATGTACTTGTAAAGGTGCAACCATATACTCTCATTATTTTCCCTCTCTCTAAGGTAACTGGCAGTTGGTTGAGTCTTCATCTTATGTCTGCCAATCATATTTGCTGCTTTTGAATGCTCTTAATTCAATTATTTCTATTCTATTTGACCTTGCTCTCAAACATAGAAAAACGAATAAAAGAATAGGATTTTCCTTAGAAAATGTCTCTTAAGGTTGGTTATTCTCTGAAAATGTGCGATCCTTATGATATGTTTTTACCCCTTGAAAACTCTTACAGTGATCAAAGATTTTTATCTTTCTACCTTCTTCCAGTATAGTAATTAAAGAATTGTTCTTAATATAGATACTACCTTAGTTTCTTGTTATATTAGGTAATCCAAGCGGATGAGGAGAACAAGAAACTGATATTCTCTGAAAAGGAAGCTGTCTGGTCTCAGTTTTCTGAACAAGTTAATGTAGGGGATATTTTTGAAGCAAGAGTGGGCTCTGTTGAAGATTATGGAGCCTTTATCCATTTACAATTTCCTGATGGTATATGCTATTTTGATACTTGTGTTTCTTGTTTTCCATTGTATTTCTATTGGCAAAAAAGTTGTAAGTGGCAATGTGGCATCTTAAAACTATGATGCAG
It encodes the following:
- the LOC126733373 gene encoding uncharacterized protein LOC126733373 isoform X1; this encodes MTLFLSLVSIFFLPKQQQKMPIISSTTTLGSVSGLNSFLFTSDASSYHTPSSFPSLLNYSNFSRHSYKCKKKFYSPFQTPKVSLSGNPKTEQPASASANANADATQLLDDSPESVLRQTRRSADWKTATAYIDSGFIYKGRIEGSNGGGLLVRFYSLVGFLPFSQLSPSHSCKDPSKTIHEIAKGLTGSDISMKVIQADEENKKLIFSEKEAVWSQFSEQVNVGDIFEARVGSVEDYGAFIHLQFPDGLYHLTGLVHVSEVSWDLVQDVRDILSEGDEVRVKVISVDREKTRITLSIKQLEEDPLLETLDKVIPQDISAVPDSLSNSNISDIEPLPGLETIFEELLREDGVDDVRISRQGFEKRVVSQDLQLWLSNAPPTNQKFTLLARAGRQVQEIHLTTSLDQEGIKRALQRALERVP
- the LOC126733373 gene encoding 30S ribosomal protein S1, chloroplastic isoform X2; translated protein: MTLFLSLVSIFFLPKQQQKMPIISSTTTLGSVSGLNSFLFTSDASSYHTPSSFPSLLNYSNFSRHSYKCKKKFYSPFQTPKVSLSGNPKTEQPASASANANADATQLLDDSPESVLRQTRRSADWKTATAYIDSGFIYKGRIEGSNGGGLLVRFYSLVGFLPFSQLSPSHSCKDPSKTIHEIAKGLTGSDISMKVIQADEENKKLIFSEKEAVWSQFSEQVNVGDIFEARVGSVEDYGAFIHLQFPDGLYHLTGLVHVSEVSWDLVQDVRDILSEGDEVRVKVISVDREKTRITLSIKQLEEDPLLETLDKVIPQDISAVPDSLSNSNISDIEPLPGLETIFEELLREDGYEFMIA